In Streptomyces sp. Li-HN-5-11, the sequence GGAGGCGCAGGTGGCGCAGGTGCCGCAGACGTTCGACGCGCCGGCGGTGCGCACCTGGTGCGGTCTGGCGCTGCGGGCGCTCGGACGGGCGCGCGAGGAGATCGACGCGATCAACGTCTATCCCGTCGCCGACGGGGACACCGGCACCAACCTGTACCTGACCGTGGAGTCGGCGGTCGCGGCGGTGGAGGCCGTGTTCGCGGCCCACGACGTGGGCGCGGCAGACCGCTCCTCGACGGCTGCCGGGGCCGCCGGCACGTTCCCGGGCGGCGGCCCGGCCGGGCCGTCCCTGGCCGACGCGGCGCGGGCGATGGCCCATGGCGCGCTCATCGGGGCACGGGGCAACTCCGGGACGATCCTCGCCCAGTTGCTGCGCGGCATGTCCCAGGTGCTCGCCGCGTGCGGTGAGAGTGACCACACCGACGGACAGGGCCTGCGCCTCGCCCTGCGGCACGCGGCCGACTCCGCCCGTCAGGCCGTGGCGCATCCGGTGGAGGGCACGGTCCTGTCCGTCGCCGCGGCCGCCGCCGACGCCGCCACCGGCGCCGAGGGCGACTGCGCGACGGTGGCCCGGGCCGCCTACGAGGGAGCGCGCGCGGCCCTGGCCGCGACCCCCGGCCAGCTGCCCGTCCTGGAGCGGGCCGGGGTGGTCGACGCCGGCGGACGCGGACTGGTGGCCGTGCTCGCGGCCCTGGTGGAGACGTTCACGGGGGAGACGCCGGCGGCCTGGGCGTCCCCGGCGGGAGCCGGTGCGGACGGGACGCGCGGAGGCGGGCCGACCGTGCCCCACGCGCGCGTGCGCCCCGCCGACCAGGACGAGCCGGCCTCCTGCGCCCCGTCCGCGAGCAGCCCCGCCTACGAGGTGATCTACCTCCTGGAGGCCGGTGACGCGGCCGTTGCCCGGCTGCGGGACCGGCTCGACGCGCTGGGCGACTCCCTCGTGGTCGTCGGCGGGGACGGACTGTGGAACGTGCACGTGCACGTGGACGACGCGGGTGCCGCCGTGGAGGC encodes:
- a CDS encoding DAK2 domain-containing protein produces the protein MAQVPQTFDAPAVRTWCGLALRALGRAREEIDAINVYPVADGDTGTNLYLTVESAVAAVEAVFAAHDVGAADRSSTAAGAAGTFPGGGPAGPSLADAARAMAHGALIGARGNSGTILAQLLRGMSQVLAACGESDHTDGQGLRLALRHAADSARQAVAHPVEGTVLSVAAAAADAATGAEGDCATVARAAYEGARAALAATPGQLPVLERAGVVDAGGRGLVAVLAALVETFTGETPAAWASPAGAGADGTRGGGPTVPHARVRPADQDEPASCAPSASSPAYEVIYLLEAGDAAVARLRDRLDALGDSLVVVGGDGLWNVHVHVDDAGAAVEAGVEAGRPYRIRITHFGAGDVHTTGAERPPRERAQRAVVAVVPGEGLAALYTEAGATTVLARPGEPPASGELVEAVRRAHAREVVLLPNDAELRHTAAAAAEQARGEGVRVALIPTRSAVQGIAALAVHEPERRFDEDVVAMTSAAGATRHAEVTVAERRSWTTAGICQAGDVLGLIDGDVAVIGSDVRATAETVLDRMLAAGGEMVTLVLGDEAPKSIAAALEARVRESYLAVDTVVYQGGRQGPLLLIGVE